GCCAGCCCTTTCGGCTTCAGCACGTCGTTGATGTATTTCGTCAGGCCATTGACAATATCCACGTAAGCCGGCGAGGCCTGTGACGACAGAAACGCGACCTTCACTGGCCGCTTATCTGGATTCTGGTCGATGAACCAGCGCAGCGCGGCCGCCCATTCATGCACATAGGTCGGCCGAATGGTGAAGATCCACTGGTCGGGCAGCCAGGCATAACCGTAGCCGGGCGGCGCGTAGAGGATGGGCACCTTGTCGCTCGGCAGGCGCTGCTGCAGAGCCGCCACGTCGGAGCCGCCGAGCCCCAGAGCCAGCACTGGCTCGTCCTCGCTCAGAATGCCCGGCCACAAGCTTGCCACCACCGAGGGGTCATAGCGGGTGTCGTAGTCCTTCGGCTTGAGCACAACGCCCAGTTCCTTGCCCTTGGTGTCGCTCCACCACTGGAGAACCTTGTTGCGCGAGATCAGCCGTTTACTGAGATCGGCGAAGGGGCCGGAATTGTCCACCAGTGTCGGTATGGTGTATTCCGTCTGCGCAAAGGCGGGCATCGCGGTCATCAGCCCCATCGCCACCGCCATTGCCAAGCTGCTTAGTCTCATCCATTCCTCCCTGTCGTTTTTCTGCCGCACCCGCCGAACTCACCCGAGCCAGCGCTTGCGCCGCTTGTAGTGCTTGACGTCCCTGAAGCTCTTGCCCTGCCCCGATAGGCTCATGCCGAGGTAGAACTCCTTAATATCCTCGTTCTCGCGCAGCTCGGCGCCGGAGCCTTCCAGCATGATGCGGCCGTTCTCCAGCACATAGCCATGATCGGCGATCGCCAGCGCCACCTTGGCGTTCTGCTCAACCACCAGGAAGGCGATTCCCTCCTCGCGCCGCAGCCGCTCGATCAGCCGGAAGATCTCCGCCACGATCAGCGGGGCCAGGCCCAGCGACGGCTCGTCCAGCAGCACGATGCGCGGCTTGGCCATGAGCGCGCGGCCGATGACCAGCATCTGCTGCTCGCCGCCCGAGAGGTAGCCCGACACCCGGTTGCGCAGCGCAGGCAGCTTGGGGAAATAGCCGTAGACCTTGTCCAGCATCTCCCGCCGCTCGGCCCGGCTGCCCAGGATCTTGCCTCCCACCAGCAGGTTCTGCTCGACCGTCATATGCGGCAGGATCTTGCGGCCCTCCACCACCTGCACGAGCCCGCGCCGCACGATGTTCTGCGGCTCCTCGCGCTGGATCTCGTCGCCGTTCAGCCGTACGGCGCCGGAGAGGATCTCCCCGTCCTCCGACCGCAACAGGCCGGAAATGGCCTTCAGCGTCGTGGTCTTGCCCGCCCCGTTCGCGCCCAGAAGCGCTACGATCTGCGCGGTGTCCACCGACAGGTTCACCCCCTTCAGCACGAGGATCACGTCGCTGTAGACCACTTCCAGGTTGTTCACATCCAGCAGCATGGAGCGGGGCCTCAATGGGGGAACGGCCAGATGCGGTAGCTTTCCTTGAGGATGTTCCAGCGGTGCACCAGGCCGCGCGGCTCGAACAGCACGAACAGGATGATGAGCCCGCCGAGCAGGATGTTCATGCCGGCAAACACATATTGCGAACCGAGCTGCGGCAGATACTGGTTGAGTGCGGGACCGGCGATGGTCACGAACTCCATCAGCAGGCGAATGACCACCGTGCCGATGATCGCACCCAGCACCGAGCCCAAGCCGCCGACGATCAGCATGCCCACATACCAGACCGACAGCCAAAGGGTGAACTGGTCCACCTGCAC
Above is a window of Rhodoligotrophos defluvii DNA encoding:
- a CDS encoding ABC transporter ATP-binding protein — encoded protein: MLLDVNNLEVVYSDVILVLKGVNLSVDTAQIVALLGANGAGKTTTLKAISGLLRSEDGEILSGAVRLNGDEIQREEPQNIVRRGLVQVVEGRKILPHMTVEQNLLVGGKILGSRAERREMLDKVYGYFPKLPALRNRVSGYLSGGEQQMLVIGRALMAKPRIVLLDEPSLGLAPLIVAEIFRLIERLRREEGIAFLVVEQNAKVALAIADHGYVLENGRIMLEGSGAELRENEDIKEFYLGMSLSGQGKSFRDVKHYKRRKRWLG